TTTCTGAGTGTGGTCCGCTGCACTCGGGCGGCCCTGCCGCACTTAATCCGCAGCCAGGGGCAAGTGGTGAATATTGGCTCCCTTTCAGGGAAAACGGCGAGTCGGTACGTGGGCGCCTATGCCGCAACGAAGTTTGCCTTGGCCGCTTACACCCAACAATTGCGGTTAGAACTGCAACCGCAAGGCGTGCACGTTTTGTTGGTTTCGCCGGGGCCCATTGTCCGGGACAATGCTGGCGACCGCTATGGCAATCAAATGGAAGGCCTGCCAGCCCGGGCCGCCAAGCCGGGCGCCGGAGTGCGCATTTCGCCGGTCCGGCCGGAAAAACTCTCGCAGGCCATTCTCAACGCCTGCCGCCGCCGCCAGCCGGAGCTAATTTACCCACCGCTTGCGCGCCTGTTCATCGCCGTCATTCAACTCTTCCCGCGCCTGGGCGACTGGTTAGTGCGGAAGATGACTTAGAACTCTATTAAACTCTGCGGATTGATTTAGAAAGGGGCAACCACTTCGTATTCTACTGTCGTTTGACCAATCGAAACTCCTTTCCGCAGCACAACGCGACGTGAATCTTTTTTGCCGTCCACAATTACCAACAAATCACCTTCCGTTCCCGGAGGCAATTCACAAGACTCCGCCAAAACAAAA
The window above is part of the Pirellulales bacterium genome. Proteins encoded here:
- a CDS encoding SDR family oxidoreductase; its protein translation is MSAIAAPGPPLPLAAPASKTRTTAGYWSGKVVLITGGSSGLGRALAEAFARQGAQVVVSARTADALEAVAGELRSTGAQVLAIPADVTQQDQVEKLVERTVQHFGRLDVLVNNVGRSTRGTLMETTPEDFANLMEINFLSVVRCTRAALPHLIRSQGQVVNIGSLSGKTASRYVGAYAATKFALAAYTQQLRLELQPQGVHVLLVSPGPIVRDNAGDRYGNQMEGLPARAAKPGAGVRISPVRPEKLSQAILNACRRRQPELIYPPLARLFIAVIQLFPRLGDWLVRKMT